The sequence CCTCCTTGCTGCCTCCATCACTCTATCTGAATATTGACTGAACTCTCACTCTAACCATCAGCTTGATAACctccccttcctcctcctcctcctcctccctctctcGCCCTGTAGGGGGCACCCTCTCCCGGCACGCCTCTCTGCCCACCCAGCGCCAGCAGCTCCTGTCTAGAGCCCCCCTCTCCTCCAGCCTAAGCTCCGCCCCCCACACCGACGACTCCTACAGTCTGTATGCCCCGCCCACCCACGTGGTTCTGCCGCTCTCCAACGGCCTGACTACCTGCACAGGTACGGCACACACTCAGGACACACACAGAGAGCTGCAGCTTCACAAAGTGTTTCAAGGTGTGGTTCTCCGGCTTGAGGCTGGAGTTCAACTTCGGGTCGGTTCCTGGAGATGTGGTTTTGAAGTTCATGTGTAACCGTTTCACGCCCAGCGAGCGTCCTGGCACCTCTGACATCACTGAAGGCGTCCTCAGCAGGAAAAAACTCTGCTCCGTGTGACGGTAACACAGTGAGAGAACATTTAGGGTTCTCCTCGGGCTGACCGGTTCTGATCTCTGTCCCAGATAACTGTTTGGACTTTTCTGTGGAGAATACATTTTCAGTGACTTTAAATCATCTTAACACTGTCATTTGAAACTAAATAATATCTTTAATAATGATACTAATAACTAAATTCTAACTAAACTCCACTGAGAAAGTTCCAGAACAAATGTCCTGATAAAACCAGAATCTGTCCCCTGTGTGGTACCTCCTCAGTCCCAAACAGAACCTGGTCCATCTTTGTGTCTGATAGGTTTGTGTTCGAGCCACCTGTCTCAGCCTGGATGTCCCTTTGAGGACATCTGGGTCCTCAGGGACTCGTGCCACGGTAAGACTTCCCTGAACAAGAGCCTCCGTCCTAAAGCTGCTGAGCTCAACACTCTGCATTCAGGCTTCACACACCAAGATCACCAGAGACCAAATTGTCCAACGTCACACACCTGAGGCTACGTTTGCTCACTTTATCTCAGGTCACTTTAGATTTTCTCCTATCCTGACAGTCTGTTCACACAAGATGAAGACCCAACTTATTCTCTTCATGATCTCCTCACCTTATTAGAGCTTAGCTGGAGACATGTAGAAAACCTTCTTCAATGTAAAGCAATGAAGCTGCTACAATATTAGTTCTCATTAAACAGTTTCCATCTGTTTTCTGTCCTCGCTTAACTCCAAGGACTTTATCCATGAGCCTCTGCTTCCATCTGTAGATATGATCCCCCAGCAACCAGCACAGCCAAGACTGGGTTCAAGTTGGGAGTATGCACCCCAATTTCCAGCACTGATTCCTGTGTGCGTGGGTCTGATGGTGGCTCGGTATTGGTGGATCTTGGTTGAGCGTGATGCTCACAGGAGCCACCATGAAGCAATAGCTTGCTTGTAGCGCTGTCAGCCGAGTTTATGAGGTTCTGATTGGGTCGCAGTCTTGGCATTAGGCCAGCAAGTCCAGTCCTGCTTCAAGTTCTTGATCATAGAGCCACACAGTTGCACTCTGACCCCACATCATGGATATCCTGCCATCATGGTTGTAAACCCCCAAAACCTTGCAAGGGACGATTGCACATTCTCGAAACCCTTGGAGAACTAGCAAGTAAGGTTGGGCGATTGGACGAATTTATCGACCATCGACGATAGACTGAGCCCTTCAACGGTTGTTTTTTTTGGGCTACAGGTTGAGGGCAACACACAGTTGGACGTAGCCTACTTGACTACGCGGACGCCTAGTCGGACGTCAGCCGGACTTATACGACCGCATACGCcgtgtcacacaataaactgctcagCGGGACAAAGTCTCCAtatcaaactgttttatatgtgacacactgcttGAAGCAGCTGGTCACGAGTGGTAGCGTAGCGTACTCAGCCGGATGGCCAAAACATCTCCAGTTATTTCAAACTGCAGGATGTCTTGTTTTGCGCTTCATGGAAACTCAGAGATTTGAGATGATTTTTTTGTCGACAACTTAGTCCTTCTAAAACTCAGATATTTTTCTCCAAACTATAACATATTTCGAGTAAAAACCTTCAGATCTAGGTCAGCTCGTGTTTTTGTGTGATGGTTAACTGATCAGGTAGGTTGGGATTAACAAAGGTGTTCCTCAAGGTCATGTTCTTTGATCACTTCAGTTGCACTCTGGGCATTATGAGGCTGAATTAGTGTCTTGGTGAgttaataggttcagttcaggatTTTCAGCATCATGAAGCTGGGTCTGTAACCATGGTAACTTCAACCCATATGAAGGCACCACCTGTCAACCAATCAGTCGCCTGAGTAAATGAGAGAAGGGATGTTCTCCTCCTTGAGTTAGATTGTTACATTTGACCTTTCTTGATGAGTCAAACCCTACCACATAGACAGCTTACAGCATAGGACTGGAGAGGGCATCCTACTCTTCAAACAgccttgttttgtgtttttatgctgATCTCCATATTAACATTATGGGTGCAGAACCTGAAGACCAAACCAAGCTGACACGAACTGAGTCAGTTCTTAGACTGGAAGCTCCTGGTGAGGATAAATAATGGTGGTCTTGGTGTGTCAGGTCCAAAATGTACTGCTGCACGCTGAAATCAGAGCCTCATGCTAACAGCAATCCCTCACTGCTGCCACAGGGGGGCGACACCAGGTCGTCTTGTGATGTAGCTGCACAACAGACGCTGCTGCATGTCAATCCTCAAGGCCAGGAAgtagtgtgtttttgtttcataaagTGACGAACGAGGGCTGAAGACCTTCAGATGATCAAGACTGGCTGCTTGCATTGTAGCAGCCGTGCTCCCCTGCATCTCATCACCAGCCTCGCAGGCTTGTTTTAGATAAAGACCTCCCCCCAGCTGCACCCCTCCAGCCTGACGCCGACCCGCCCTGTTGCTCCGACTCCTTGCAGATGTTTACTGTTTATGTCACTGTGTTTCCAGCCGGAGACAGGAACAGCGTGGGAAGCACCGGGAGTGTGGGCAGCACTCGCAGCGCCGGCAGCGGACAGAGCACTGAGAGCAACGGCGCCCCCAACGGACACCAACACAACGCTGGTCACCATGACAGCAAGGTACCTTATCATAGAAACATCAAGCAGATTCCTCTGGTCTTTTAGCAAAGTGGATCCAGAATCAGTTTTGGTTTACTGGAGATGAGGAGACAGATCTTCCACAAGAGGTGATGAAGTGATGAAGCTCATGCTTGTTCAAACAGGCCTGTTTGCAGGTACAGCTCTTTAGGGAGAAGCCTGTAAAAACCTGAGATGAGTCCAAATCTGCTGAACCGGTCCTCATGTGGGAGTAAATTACTTGTTCTGAACCAATAAGTTCATAAATCATTTCACAGATGGAATCAAGCAAATAAATCAGTTATTTCTTCCAAATGTTGGTTATTTTCACACAACTTCATAAACTTCTGCATTAGTTTCTCTGATCTTCAGCTAGACTCTGCTGATCGTCAGtttatatttctgtgcagctggCGCCCCCTGCTGCTGATCCGggacactctgcagaccacagCAAACAGGCCGAGAATCCTGCAGGTGCGGTTCTTCTGCTGCTTCCTAAACTGTTGGAAACTAGTGGGAGAGGACGTTTTTCTGTTCTAATAGAGAGTTACTCAGCACCAAAGTCATAAAGTACAGTTGCTTGCATAAATAAAGCAGTCCAGGCATTCTGCTCCACCACGGTAACTCAGATCATTTCAGGGAACTCTACAATTACTTTGTGTTTCAGTCCAGGAATTGTCCTCCTGTCCTCCAGGTAGCGCCCCCAGGAGGCAGACTGTGACGGTGCAGCGTCCTGCAGAGCCGAGCTTCACGCAACAGTTTGTTCGTCCCCAGCAGCTTCTGGAGGGGAAGGTAAACGGGTCGATGCTACATGTTCACATGTACAGCAAAGTTATGATGAGGAGCTTCCTTCTGCATAACGAGACAAGATCATTCATCCTTCTGGTCATGGAGGTAGCTGCTCCATTAGGATCCCATAATATTCCAGGACCAGTTCTGGGTCCATCCCAGGGTCTCCTACCACTGACACAGTCCTGAAAGAAGAGGAGAAGTCCTGGATAAATTAAAAACGTCTTTTAAACAAAGCAGAAATTGGCAGAAACCAAAAGAGTCAAAGAGATGAACGTGATCAGaatcatgaaataaatgttgaataaaccctaaaaggaaattattttcatttaatgaaTTTTCTTCTatgattttaaagaaaactttcaaggaaaatgaaaagatttttttttacatattccattataatgtgtttttgtattatatagtgattatttttattacatttatttaattttaatttggtttatttttccaaatatttcTGTAAGCTATAATGGAGGATAAATataatgaatattttatttttcaaatataaaaccattaaaaatatTCTGGAATGAATATTTTAGGAAACATCCtgatgtttgtctttttaatttttaatcagtttaaatGATAGTCCCAGATAAACGTAAATCTGTATTTCAAAGTGATGAATAAATAAGAGGATGAGTCTGACCTCCAtgactgtgtctgtgtgtcagGATGCAGAGGCCATCTACCAGTGGCTCAGTGAGTTCCAGCTGCAGCAGTACACCGGGAACTTCCTGAATGCTGGATATGACGTTCCGACCATCAGCCGGATGACTCCTGAGGTAAATAAACTAAAAGGCAGGTCCAATCCATTCAGAAAGTTAAAAAGGCCTGACCCGATTATGACCCAGTGCATAACAGCACCAGAGAACCTGGAATCATAATGTTCTTGCTCCTACCAACTTCCTGTTCCTGATGCGTTTCCTGTTTAGGATCTGACTGCCATCGGAGTCACCAAACCAGGACACCGTAAGAAAATCTCCATGGAGATCAACAACCTGAACATCCCAGAGTGGCTTCCAGAGTACATACCTGTAAGACTTTGTCTGCAGGAGTCAGCGTCTGCTGCCGTTCTGGATGTATTCTGACCCGTATCACCCTCTCCTTACAGTCGGACCTCGGAGAGTGGCTCAGCGCCATCGGCCTCCCGCAGTACCACAAAAAACTGTCGGAGAACGGCTATGACTCCATCAGCATCGTCAAGGACCTCACATGGGAGGACCTGCAGGAGATTGGCATCATCAAGCTAGGTGAGGATGCTTCAGAACCTCCATCTAATCTCAGCTTTCCTGTGAGAACTCTCTCTGACGGTTCCATTTCTGCTGTAGGCCACCAGAAGAAGCTGATGTTAGCAGTGAAGAAGCTGTGTGACATTCAAAGGGCCAATCTGCAGCAGGCTGATTCCAGCTCAGTAACGCTGCGGCGTAAAGCCCCAGGAACCCTCCAGCTGGTCACCATTGAGTCTCCTGATGCCAGCAGTGAATGTTCTTCTCCTCACACCCCCATGATGGTGACTTTCCAGGACAGCGAGCTGAGTACAGAGCTTCAGACAGCTATGGCTAGCCACTATGGAGGCTGTGAGGAGGGATTTGCCATCAagaatgctgtggggatgtccCAGAGCCAGGAGAGCATCGACACTCGTTCCAGAGGTTCTGGTCGCTCCCAGGAGCCTCCCACTGCCTCCATCAATCCTCACAGCTGGTCCCAGGAGAGCCTGGAAGGAAGCCCGGCCAGGGAGAGGAATCTGCCTGAAGGCTGGGACCAGCGACCCCTGCAGCACCAGCCGCTGCCCAAACAGGTACCTCTGGGAATGGCAACGGTGTTCAAGTACCCAGCTATCCCAGCCAAACCCAAACTGTCTGGGTCCCGCAGTAACTCCCCTCATGGCTCCCCAGCTCTGAAAGGTTTCAGCTACCTGCATTCTCAGTGTGGCTCCACCGACCTGAACAGATCTTCCCGATCTGAGCACCACAGGACCCTGACACCTCCTAACAAGCACACTCAAAGCAAGACCCGCTACGCTCTGTCAGACGGAGAGCCGGATGAGGACGATGACGACCTCGCGCTTCCTACAGGAAATGTTCCATCCTACGCCACTTTGACCCGGAAGCCCGGTCGCAGCCAACTGGCTCGATTACAGTCGAACGCAGAGAAGAGCGGTGGCGTGGGCCGCAGCCAGTCGTTCGCCGTGCGCGCCCGTAGAAAAGGTCCCCCTCCTCCCCCACCAAAAAGACTCAGCTCAGTGAGCAGCACCACCAGCGGCGAGCTGAGCGACAGCAGCCCCACATCGTCCTCTGGGGGCGTGGTCACCGACAGCCCGGGGAGCGTCAGGAGCATCTCCGCTTCTCTGGAGGGCAGCCCAGGACACAAACATGGTGCTGCCCAGGGAGCGGAGTCTTCAGAGGCCAGAGAGGCAACAGAGATGAGGAGGAAAGTTCAGAGCGAATGTGTTCCCAGtcaaaccagcagcagaacagAGGTAGACCGAGGGTTGAAATCTGACTCTGAGGAAGAAGACTTGAAGGATCGAGGACTGGATGGATCTTCGTCCCCCCAGAACAGTTCCAGCGAATGCATCCCCTTTGCTGAGGAAGGCAACCTGACCATCAAACAGAGACCCAAAGCTCCAGGTCCACCCAGGGCCGAGGCCGTGCTGGAGCCACCAGACAAACCAGCAGCTAAGACTCTTGAGGTTCCTGAGTTTAACCTGAAAGAGTCTGACACCGTGAAGAGACGCCACAAGCTCAAAGACAAGGAGCAAGGTGAGGGTTCCCCCGTCAGGTCAGGAGCTGGAGTCGGAGCATCAGGGTCAGAGTCTGGTGGCAGCAGGCCTCCATCCAGGAACCAGGACCAGGTCGATCTGAGAATCAGTGAGGCCAGTCTGGAGAGGCCCAGTACTCCAGCTGCAGAGTCTCCTGTTAAACCTCCTCTCTCACCAAAACCCGCCATCACCCCGAAGCCTGTTCGCCAGAGTCTGCTGGCTGCTCAGGGTGAGAAACCAACACTCTAATCACATCTAAGATTCACACACACCAGAGAGAGCAGGTCCCCTGAAGGCAGCAGCCTCCTGGTGCATTCACAACAGTTCTAGGTGCCCACAGAAGGTTCAAGAAAGTTCAGAGCATCCTCTAAGGAACATTTCTCTGGTTGCCTTCATACCATTGGTAGAAATACTCAAGGAGCTGACTGGTGGTACAGAGAGTAGCTCCATAAATCCATGGCTGCGTAGAGGCGAGCAGCAGGGCTTCAACCTTCTGCTGGTTGTCTCTTTGGGTGTTTTAAGACAAACTTGTTTAAATAAACTATATTCAAACTGATGCTTGTATGTTTTTAACACTCTTGACTCGGGACTTTCTGTCTGAACTTCAGGCTTTATGATCTCAGTTAGAACTGACCCGTCTTGTCTCAGGACACGACACTCTTTATTTGAGATGATCCTAGTCCTAACCTGGGACTCGCTTTCCTTGGTGGGATTTTTCTAGTCACTTCTTGGAACTTCTCAGCCTAACCGTGAGGTTTAACAGTGTCTGTAAGGATTTTTATATCTTGACGTGTGATTCGATAATCTGAATATGAAACGTTCAGACATAGTTGTCTTCATTAGGACTCGATGGTCTTCTTTAACACTTGCATTGACACCTGTTGCACTTGCATTGACACCTGTTGGTATTCAGCTGTTCTTATTTCCATTTTCTTCAGGAGGACGGTCCTCTCCCATGTTGACCATCAGTGTGGTCCAAAGTGTAGCCTTTGCCTCCTCACCCACCCACAGGCCTGCATCACCAGCTCCTCAGGCCCCTCACAGTCCCTCTTTGGCTGCCAGGAGACATCACACTTGTCCTTTAGGTTCAAGTCTCACCCCCGAGTCTTCTAGTGACACAGaagaggtccagcagagactggatCAGACCAGCACCTCTCTTGCAGCAGCTTTGAAAGCCGTAGAGAAGAAGCTGAACCAGGATGATAGCTCTGAGGGGTGAATATtcattgtttctgtttcatcTGGACAATTTTTCTCCTGtagttttctgtctgtttcaaTATCTGTTTGCTTCACCAGCAGGGGGAGCACTGTGAGGTCAGCAGGGACCATCCTGGATGACATTGGCAACATGTTTGACGACCTGGCCGACCAACTGGATGCCATGTTGGACTAAAGacgtttctttaaaataaaacatcacgTTTAACCTCAGGAAGTGAAGCCCAGGCTGAAAATGGAGAGATCTTCCAACTTGTGTCCCCACCTACTTCAAGCTGCACATCTGGAGCATCCTCAGCCAGAACAGCAGCACTTAAACTCTGTGGTGCTTCCAGCAAAAACTGCATCGACCCGGTCTTACATTTCTCATCCAGCGCCTGAATCGGACGTCTGCTGGTGCAGCATGAGATGCTTCCGCCAGAGCGGGTCGATGTGAGGAGAAACTTCTCAGCAGATCCATATTTTACTGCAGACACTAATACTTTAACAGGAAGTGAAATGGTTTTATATCATGCTACCTGCAGCCCAGGCCCAGTTCCAGCAGCCAGAACCAGCAAGCGACCTTGTTTCTTCTTTAGGAAAATCTGTTGAAAGATCTGAGGTTTTAAAGTAGCCTTGGATCCCATGAAGAGCTCCAAAAAAACGTTCCGGTGAGAGTTATCATCATGTTTCAGTTCAACACGTAAAACATTTTACACTAACGTTGCTTCTTCTTGGTAGAGGACACACCCTCGTCAGTATGGCACCATCTAGAGGCCAACGTTGGTATTGCTTTAACATAACAGACTGCAGCTCTCCAGACCTCATCATGTTGTTTAAGGTTCTGGTTCCAGGTCAGTATTTCAGGGTACAGTACTTCCCATTACCAAACATTTAATCTGAAAGGGATCTAATAAAATCTTTTGTTGGTCTCGTCTCAGAAGGAACTCTTCAGAAATCCGTCGGCAGGTTTCGTATAAACAAACTGGACGATAAAAACAGTAAAGCTCATCAGAACATTCGGTATTTAGAAGGTTTGTTTGTAATGAACCTAAAGTCCGACGAAGACATCCGCAGTGATCTGAAAAAGGCAGGTGAAAGGTCAGATCCTGTGTTTATCAAAGAGTAGCTAGATTACAGACACTAACCTTCCtgctaatattaaataaaacacctgGAAAGTTTGTGAAGCAGAACCTGGAGGTTCTGGTACGTTCCTGAATTTAAGCTTCCTGTGTGGATTGCTCCTGTGCTtctttctgtatattttttgaAGTTTATAAAAAGATCATTGGGAACTTTAGCTTGACATGTCATTGTGGTCTGTTGCTCAGCAACCCTGCTAAATTGTAGCCGTGGTTTCTGTTCATAAGTGACCCCTGTGGTCCAGGATGATTGTCTGGAGTCTGGAGAACATCACAGTAGCACGAGACATTGTGTATCCTGCTGGTTTCAGCACCTGAGTTCACCAGCAACATGTCCACAATAACTGAGTCAAACTGATCTGAACAGCATCTAATCATGGATTAAAATGCAGCATAAAATGCAGCATAAAATGCAGCATAAAAGAGTGAACTGATGGTTCAGTCCAACAAACATTTTATCTGAACGaaatagaaaaattaaatgATGGATGCAAACAGTTGTTCTGACTCACAGGGCTTGTT is a genomic window of Girardinichthys multiradiatus isolate DD_20200921_A chromosome X, DD_fGirMul_XY1, whole genome shotgun sequence containing:
- the LOC124862596 gene encoding caskin-2-like isoform X1; its protein translation is MGKEQELLQAVKSGDLLSTQKLLSKLKSNRNKLLGSTRRLNINYQDSDGFSALHHAALTGTTELLAALLEAQATVDIKDTNGMRPLHYAAWQGKAESVLMLLRSGASVNAASMDGHIPLHLAAQYGHYEVSEMLLQHQSNPCLVNRAKKTPLDLACEFGRAKVVQLLLSSNMVVALLEDERKEPMDSAYTTPLHLAARNGHKDIIRLLLKAGIDINKTSKSGTALHEASLYGKTEVVRLLLDAGVDVNIRNTYNQTALDIVNQFTTSHASKDIKQLLRDATGILQVRALKDHWNLHDPTALNIRAGDVITVLEQHLDGRWKGHIHDSQRGTDRVGFFPPSIVEVISRRNGGTLSRHASLPTQRQQLLSRAPLSSSLSSAPHTDDSYSLYAPPTHVVLPLSNGLTTCTGLCSSHLSQPGCPFEDIWVLRDSCHAGDRNSVGSTGSVGSTRSAGSGQSTESNGAPNGHQHNAGHHDSKLAPPAADPGHSADHSKQAENPAVQELSSCPPGSAPRRQTVTVQRPAEPSFTQQFVRPQQLLEGKDAEAIYQWLSEFQLQQYTGNFLNAGYDVPTISRMTPEDLTAIGVTKPGHRKKISMEINNLNIPEWLPEYIPSDLGEWLSAIGLPQYHKKLSENGYDSISIVKDLTWEDLQEIGIIKLGHQKKLMLAVKKLCDIQRANLQQADSSSVTLRRKAPGTLQLVTIESPDASSECSSPHTPMMVTFQDSELSTELQTAMASHYGGCEEGFAIKNAVGMSQSQESIDTRSRGSGRSQEPPTASINPHSWSQESLEGSPARERNLPEGWDQRPLQHQPLPKQVPLGMATVFKYPAIPAKPKLSGSRSNSPHGSPALKGFSYLHSQCGSTDLNRSSRSEHHRTLTPPNKHTQSKTRYALSDGEPDEDDDDLALPTGNVPSYATLTRKPGRSQLARLQSNAEKSGGVGRSQSFAVRARRKGPPPPPPKRLSSVSSTTSGELSDSSPTSSSGGVVTDSPGSVRSISASLEGSPGHKHGAAQGAESSEAREATEMRRKVQSECVPSQTSSRTEVDRGLKSDSEEEDLKDRGLDGSSSPQNSSSECIPFAEEGNLTIKQRPKAPGPPRAEAVLEPPDKPAAKTLEVPEFNLKESDTVKRRHKLKDKEQGEGSPVRSGAGVGASGSESGGSRPPSRNQDQVDLRISEASLERPSTPAAESPVKPPLSPKPAITPKPVRQSLLAAQGGRSSPMLTISVVQSVAFASSPTHRPASPAPQAPHSPSLAARRHHTCPLGSSLTPESSSDTEEVQQRLDQTSTSLAAALKAVEKKLNQDDSSEGRGSTVRSAGTILDDIGNMFDDLADQLDAMLD
- the LOC124862596 gene encoding caskin-2-like isoform X2, producing the protein MGKEQELLQAVKSGDLLSTQKLLSKLKSNRNKLLGSTRRLNINYQDSDGFSALHHAALTGTTELLAALLEAQATVDIKDTNGMRPLHYAAWQGKAESVLMLLRSGASVNAASMDGHIPLHLAAQYGHYEVSEMLLQHQSNPCLVNRAKKTPLDLACEFGRAKVVQLLLSSNMVVALLEDERKEPMDSAYTTPLHLAARNGHKDIIRLLLKAGIDINKTSKSGTALHEASLYGKTEVVRLLLDAGVDVNIRNTYNQTALDIVNQFTTSHASKDIKQLLRDATGILQVRALKDHWNLHDPTALNIRAGDVITVLEQHLDGRWKGHIHDSQRGTDRVGFFPPSIVEVISRRNGGTLSRHASLPTQRQQLLSRAPLSSSLSSAPHTDDSYSLYAPPTHVVLPLSNGLTTCTGLCSSHLSQPGCPFEDIWVLRDSCHAGDRNSVGSTGSVGSTRSAGSGQSTESNGAPNGHQHNAGHHDSKLAPPAADPGHSADHSKQAENPAVQELSSCPPGSAPRRQTVTVQRPAEPSFTQQFVRPQQLLEGKDAEAIYQWLSEFQLQQYTGNFLNAGYDVPTISRMTPEDLTAIGVTKPGHRKKISMEINNLNIPEWLPEYIPSDLGEWLSAIGLPQYHKKLSENGYDSISIVKDLTWEDLQEIGIIKLGHQKKLMLAVKKLCDIQRANLQQADSSSVTLRRKAPGTLQLVTIESPDASSECSSPHTPMMVTFQDSELSTELQTAMASHYGGCEEGFAIKNAVGMSQSQESIDTRSRGSGRSQEPPTASINPHSWSQESLEGSPARERNLPEGWDQRPLQHQPLPKQVPLGMATVFKYPAIPAKPKLSGSRSNSPHGSPALKGFSYLHSQCGSTDLNRSSRSEHHRTLTPPNKHTQSKTRYALSDGEPDEDDDDLALPTGNVPSYATLTRKPGRSQLARLQSNAEKSGGVGRSQSFAVRARRKGPPPPPPKRLSSVSSTTSGELSDSSPTSSSGGVVTDSPGSVRSISASLEGSPGHKHGAAQGAESSEAREATEMRRKVQSECVPSQTSSRTEVDRGLKSDSEEEDLKDRGLDGSSSPQNSSSECIPFAEEGNLTIKQRPKAPGPPRAEAVLEPPDKPAAKTLEVPEFNLKESDTVKRRHKLKDKEQGEGSPVRSGAGVGASGSESGGSRPPSRNQDQVDLRISEASLERPSTPAAESPVKPPLSPKPAITPKPVRQSLLAAQGGRSSPMLTISVVQSVAFASSPTHRPASPAPQAPHSPSLAARRHHTCPLGSSLTPESSSDTEEVQQRLDQTSTSLAAALKAVEKKLNQDDSSEGGSTVRSAGTILDDIGNMFDDLADQLDAMLD
- the LOC124862596 gene encoding caskin-2-like isoform X3 translates to MGKEQELLQAVKSGDLLSTQKLLSKLKSNRNKLLGSTRRLNINYQDSDGFSALHHAALTGTTELLAALLEAQATVDIKDTNGMRPLHYAAWQGKAESVLMLLRSGASVNAASMDGHIPLHLAAQYGHYEVSEMLLQHQSNPCLVNRAKKTPLDLACEFGRAKVVQLLLSSNMVVALLEDERKEPMDSAYTTPLHLAARNGHKDIIRLLLKAGIDINKTSKSGTALHEASLYGKTEVVRLLLDAGVDVNIRNTYNQTALDIVNQFTTSHASKDIKQLLRDATGILQVRALKDHWNLHDPTALNIRAGDVITVLEQHLDGRWKGHIHDSQRGTDRVGFFPPSIVEVISRRNGGTLSRHASLPTQRQQLLSRAPLSSSLSSAPHTDDSYSLYAPPTHVVLPLSNGLTTCTGLCSSHLSQPGCPFEDIWVLRDSCHAGDRNSVGSTGSVGSTRSAGSGQSTESNGAPNGHQHNAGHHDSKLAPPAADPGHSADHSKQAENPAGSAPRRQTVTVQRPAEPSFTQQFVRPQQLLEGKDAEAIYQWLSEFQLQQYTGNFLNAGYDVPTISRMTPEDLTAIGVTKPGHRKKISMEINNLNIPEWLPEYIPSDLGEWLSAIGLPQYHKKLSENGYDSISIVKDLTWEDLQEIGIIKLGHQKKLMLAVKKLCDIQRANLQQADSSSVTLRRKAPGTLQLVTIESPDASSECSSPHTPMMVTFQDSELSTELQTAMASHYGGCEEGFAIKNAVGMSQSQESIDTRSRGSGRSQEPPTASINPHSWSQESLEGSPARERNLPEGWDQRPLQHQPLPKQVPLGMATVFKYPAIPAKPKLSGSRSNSPHGSPALKGFSYLHSQCGSTDLNRSSRSEHHRTLTPPNKHTQSKTRYALSDGEPDEDDDDLALPTGNVPSYATLTRKPGRSQLARLQSNAEKSGGVGRSQSFAVRARRKGPPPPPPKRLSSVSSTTSGELSDSSPTSSSGGVVTDSPGSVRSISASLEGSPGHKHGAAQGAESSEAREATEMRRKVQSECVPSQTSSRTEVDRGLKSDSEEEDLKDRGLDGSSSPQNSSSECIPFAEEGNLTIKQRPKAPGPPRAEAVLEPPDKPAAKTLEVPEFNLKESDTVKRRHKLKDKEQGEGSPVRSGAGVGASGSESGGSRPPSRNQDQVDLRISEASLERPSTPAAESPVKPPLSPKPAITPKPVRQSLLAAQGGRSSPMLTISVVQSVAFASSPTHRPASPAPQAPHSPSLAARRHHTCPLGSSLTPESSSDTEEVQQRLDQTSTSLAAALKAVEKKLNQDDSSEGRGSTVRSAGTILDDIGNMFDDLADQLDAMLD
- the LOC124862596 gene encoding caskin-2-like isoform X4 is translated as MGKEQELLQAVKSGDLLSTQKLLSKLKSNRNKLLGSTRRLNINYQDSDGFSALHHAALTGTTELLAALLEAQATVDIKDTNGMRPLHYAAWQGKAESVLMLLRSGASVNAASMDGHIPLHLAAQYGHYEVSEMLLQHQSNPCLVNRAKKTPLDLACEFGRAKVVQLLLSSNMVVALLEDERKEPMDSAYTTPLHLAARNGHKDIIRLLLKAGIDINKTSKSGTALHEASLYGKTEVVRLLLDAGVDVNIRNTYNQTALDIVNQFTTSHASKDIKQLLRDATGILQVRALKDHWNLHDPTALNIRAGDVITVLEQHLDGRWKGHIHDSQRGTDRVGFFPPSIVEVISRRNGGTLSRHASLPTQRQQLLSRAPLSSSLSSAPHTDDSYSLYAPPTHVVLPLSNGLTTCTAGDRNSVGSTGSVGSTRSAGSGQSTESNGAPNGHQHNAGHHDSKLAPPAADPGHSADHSKQAENPAVQELSSCPPGSAPRRQTVTVQRPAEPSFTQQFVRPQQLLEGKDAEAIYQWLSEFQLQQYTGNFLNAGYDVPTISRMTPEDLTAIGVTKPGHRKKISMEINNLNIPEWLPEYIPSDLGEWLSAIGLPQYHKKLSENGYDSISIVKDLTWEDLQEIGIIKLGHQKKLMLAVKKLCDIQRANLQQADSSSVTLRRKAPGTLQLVTIESPDASSECSSPHTPMMVTFQDSELSTELQTAMASHYGGCEEGFAIKNAVGMSQSQESIDTRSRGSGRSQEPPTASINPHSWSQESLEGSPARERNLPEGWDQRPLQHQPLPKQVPLGMATVFKYPAIPAKPKLSGSRSNSPHGSPALKGFSYLHSQCGSTDLNRSSRSEHHRTLTPPNKHTQSKTRYALSDGEPDEDDDDLALPTGNVPSYATLTRKPGRSQLARLQSNAEKSGGVGRSQSFAVRARRKGPPPPPPKRLSSVSSTTSGELSDSSPTSSSGGVVTDSPGSVRSISASLEGSPGHKHGAAQGAESSEAREATEMRRKVQSECVPSQTSSRTEVDRGLKSDSEEEDLKDRGLDGSSSPQNSSSECIPFAEEGNLTIKQRPKAPGPPRAEAVLEPPDKPAAKTLEVPEFNLKESDTVKRRHKLKDKEQGEGSPVRSGAGVGASGSESGGSRPPSRNQDQVDLRISEASLERPSTPAAESPVKPPLSPKPAITPKPVRQSLLAAQGGRSSPMLTISVVQSVAFASSPTHRPASPAPQAPHSPSLAARRHHTCPLGSSLTPESSSDTEEVQQRLDQTSTSLAAALKAVEKKLNQDDSSEGRGSTVRSAGTILDDIGNMFDDLADQLDAMLD